TTTACAAATTCTGCAAATTCAACCTGTTACTTCCGGAAAACCAATTCTGATATGCCTGTCAGCAGGGATACCTTTGTTGAAAACTTGATGAGTTGATGAGTTGATAAGATGTAAAAAATCGATAATGAAAACAGTTGCACATATCATACTGAACCCGGTGGCTGGTGGTGGAAAGGCAAAGAAGCTGAAAAGTCAACTGGTGCCTGAGCTGGAAAAAAGATTCGACAGAAATTATTTGTTGATGGAAACTACCAGACAGGGTGATGCCACCATCTTTGCCCGTGAAGCTGCTGGCGGGGGTGCAGGCCTCATTATCGCAATCGGGGGAGATGGAACGATCAATGAAGTTCTCAATGGCCTTTTACTAAACAAAAAACCGGTAAGTGATCAGTGTGAGTTGGGTATTCTGAACTGCGGAAGCGGTAGCGGACTGGCACAGACACTCCGGCTGCCGGGTTTAATCAGCGACCAATTGGATCTGATCTGTGACTCAACTGCAAAGCCATTGGATGTGGGGTTTGTGAACTACCTTGATAAGGACAACAACCCTTGTGAGCGTCTCTTTGTAAGTGAATGCCAGGTCGGTATCGGAGGATCTGTTGTATCGAGGGTTGGTATGAGGCTCAAGTATTTCGGGGGAAAGATCGCCTTCGGGTCTGTGGCCTTGTCACACCTGGTTCATTATAAGGCATCCCAAATGACCATCCGGCTTGATCAACAACCACCGGAATCGAAAAGGATGATAGGTGTTACCATCGGCAACGGGATCTATTGCGCAGGAGGGATGAGATTGACACCCAACGCCAGGATAGATGATGGATGGCTTGATGTGCTTCAGATTCATGAGATGAACCTGCTGCGACGATTCCTGAATTTTGGGAAGGTCTACTCGGGAAATCATATCAATTCAACCTATTTTTCCATCAGGCAGACCAAAGAGATCTCAATTGATTCGGAACGACCTATATGGATCGAGACCGACGGGGAACTGATGGGTAAAACTCCATGTAAGATCGGGGTCATACCAGGCGCAATTAGAGTAAGATATAAGCAAATAGTGAGTAGTGAGTAGTGAACTGTGAATAGTAAAAAGCAAACAGCAAACAACTTCACAAACAAATAGTTAATATATAAAACATGAAAACAATGGCATTAAATATTCACCGGGTTGAGTTTGAAGCAAGAATCTTCATCTCGTTAAGTATCGTTCTGATCGTTTGTCTCGTTTCTTTTTTGGGATTTCCAGGGGTTCCGGGAAATATGATACTGGCAGGGAACCTATTTGGATTATCCCCGGAACTGTTTGTCAAAACGGGATTCATCTTCGTGGCTCTGCTTATGATAATAGCAACATTCCTGCGAATGTGGGCAGGAACTGTGCTTTCTTCAG
This genomic stretch from Bacteroidota bacterium harbors:
- a CDS encoding YegS/Rv2252/BmrU family lipid kinase yields the protein MKTVAHIILNPVAGGGKAKKLKSQLVPELEKRFDRNYLLMETTRQGDATIFAREAAGGGAGLIIAIGGDGTINEVLNGLLLNKKPVSDQCELGILNCGSGSGLAQTLRLPGLISDQLDLICDSTAKPLDVGFVNYLDKDNNPCERLFVSECQVGIGGSVVSRVGMRLKYFGGKIAFGSVALSHLVHYKASQMTIRLDQQPPESKRMIGVTIGNGIYCAGGMRLTPNARIDDGWLDVLQIHEMNLLRRFLNFGKVYSGNHINSTYFSIRQTKEISIDSERPIWIETDGELMGKTPCKIGVIPGAIRVRYKQIVSSE